The following is a genomic window from Alkaliphilus sp. B6464.
GCAATTTTTGTTACTCGCTAATATCTATCTCTAGTATAGATTGTTCTTTCGTTAATTACTATCTGTGTAAGTGCAAGTATCGATAGTGATAGTAGTGTAATCAATGTAGAAGGACATCAAGGAGGAGCAACTAAAGACTATAATTCTAAAAAATTAGGAAATCCTTATTATAACATCCTTTGCTTTCTGCAATAAAAATGGTACAATATAGAAGAATTTTGCTAGATTCTACCTAAATTAACTGTAAATCAAGGTAATTTAAATTTGACATGGGGTCTAGGTATTACATAGTTTTAAATATAATAGATGCTATATGATTTTAAAAAATTAAATATTATTTCAAAGGGGTATGTAAAAATGAAATTCAAAATTCTACTGGTTGTTATTTGTCTTTTACTTATAAATCCACTATCAGTTTTAACTTCTAAGTCAATAGTTAAAGATAAGGAGCAAGAGGTAGTAATCCCAATACTGATGTATCATCACTTTGTGGAAGAAACTGTAGTCGAAACAGGAGTTAGTGAGATTATATCTGCCGAACTTTTTGAAAATCAGCTTAATTATTTAAAACAAAAGGGATTCAATACTATTTCAATATCACAATTAAGGGATTATTTGTTTCATGATGAAAAACTACCAGATAATCCTCTAGTAATTACTATTGATGATGGTTATGAGAGTAACTATACCATTGCTTATCCTATATTAAAGAAAAATAATATACCAGCAAATATTAATATAGTTGTAAGCTCTAGAGGAAAAAAACCAGGAAATTATCAACATTTTTCCTGGGAACAAGCTAAAGAAATGCTAGATAGCGGATTAGTTGAAATAGGAAGTCATACATATAATCTGCATAATGAAGATATAAAGCTTAAAGAAACTGATGATACAGATGAATATTATAAGAGAGTTTATGATGATTTTCAATTATCCAAAAATTTAATGGTCCAGAATCTAGAAAAGGAGCCCTTTATTTTTTGCTTTCCTTATGGAAGCTATAATGCATTTTCACAATCTGCTGCTCTTTCATTAGGTTTTGATATTCAATTAAGTGTTGACTATGGAGTTGTAACAAAAAACAGTGATCCTTTAGCATTAGAACGTATAAATGTTAGAGGAGATCAATCACCTGAAGATGTTTATAATAACATAATGAATGCAATAAATGCTGTAAAGATGTAAAGAACGGCTAATATTTTTTTGTTTTAAATGTTTTACAATATTAACTATAAAGGTCAACCGCTGTTTAAGTTGACCTTTATCTTATTAATCAATAAGGAATCATAATACTATCCTAACAGCCGTCCCCTCTCCACCAAACTCTGGAGGTGAAACAATTAGCTTAATAGGAACTCTACTTTTAAGTTCTTCTACATGGCTTATAATTCCAACACTTAACTTTTCTGAGTGTAGTCTTTCTAGGGCATTCATAACAACTTCAAGTAGGTCACTATCGAGTGTACCAAATCCCTCGTCAAGGAAGAAAAACTCTAATGGTGCACTTCCCTTTAGTTGGATATGGGAGGATAGGGCTAATGCAAGTGATAAAGAGGTTAAAAAAGTTTCTCCGCCAGAAAGTGTATTTGTTGCCCTTCTAATTCCACCGTTAAAATCATCTCTCATTATAAAGTTACCGCTACTATCTAACTCTAGCGCATATCTACTTCTTGTAATTTCTTTTAGCCATTTTGAAGCTTCTTTTGCAATATACTTTAATTGGTTAATAGCTACATACTCTACGAACCTATTACCCTCCAGCATTTTGCTTAATTCTAAAAGAAGGTCCAGCTTATGGGTTATTTTCTTTTCCTCTTTTTTAAGCTCTTTTATGGTTTCCAGCTTTTCTTTAACATCCTTAACAACTTGCTGAACTTCTCCAATTTCCTTGGATTTTTCCTCTTGAGTTTGCTTTTTGTTAGCCAATAACTCCTGTATTTGAATCCAAGCCTCCTCTGTTAAGAGCCTACCATCTAAAGCCTTATTAATTCTGCCTAAGTTATGATCAATATTTTTAACCTCATCGTCATAAGCCATAATTCGTTTTTCTAATTTCTTTAATTGTTCTTCTTCAAATAAGTATTCTTTTATTTCCTCTATGGAACCAAAACCCTGTTCCTTAGTATTTTCTTCTAGTTCTAGTTTTTTTAGACCGTAATCATTTGCTAAATTAACTCTGTTATTCTCTGCAATAGCCTTTTCTTCTACCATCTTTTGCTGCAGAGCTTTACCCCTTTCAACCCTTTCTTTAAGCGCTTTTTCTGCTTCTTCTACCTCTTTTATTTTGTTTTCTAAGGCTACCTTATACTCTTTAGGATTCTTGTTTTCAGCAAGTTTTTTTATTCTTTCAATAGATAAAGCTAGTTGTTTTTTATTTTCTTCTAACTGCTGTTTATTTTTTACTATTTCTAAATTTAAGGAATGTAGCTTCTCTTCTAGGCTCTCTCTTTGTCGATTTTCCACTTCTACAATTTCTCTCAATTTTTTTAGTTCTTTTTCTTTTTCCGATCTTTCTCTATCCCAACTTTTCATTTGATTATATTCGACAGCAATATTTTCAATTTTGAGTTCATCTTTTAATTTTTCATATAATAAGGACATATCCTTGATACTTTGCGATAGCTTATCAATCTTATTGCCTAGTGTATTATAGCTTCCACCATCTTTTTGCAGTTCTATATTTAATCCTGCAATTAATGTATTCGTAGTATTTATATTTTCTTTGTTTTTTTCTATTTCCTCTTCTACTTTAGTTTTACTACTAATATATTCTTCTCTCTTCTTAGCTAATTTCTCTAATTCTTCTTCTAATTCTACAACTTCTTTTCTAATATCCTCAATAGACTGATCTTTAACTAGCTTTTCTATATCTTCTAAATTAGTCTTCTTTATATCTTCTTCTTTAACTATCTGGGCTATGGAAATATCTAGCTTTGTTTTCTCTTCCTTTAAAGCAATTAACATTGTCTCAATTCCATTTAACTCATCGGTTTTATCTATTAAGAACTCTGCTTCTTTGTCCTGTGCAGGATGTGGATGCTCTTTTGAGCCACATACGGGACACGACTGATCTTTATGTAAATGTTTAGCTAGTTGTGCTGCAAAGGATTGCATCTCTAAATTTTTAACTTCTGTCTTTAATACTTCTAGATTTCTTTCCGCTTCATTAATTTGTGAAATATACTGTCCTTGCTTTTTTTCCAAGGAGGATTTTACCATTAATAAGTCTTCTATATCTTTAACTAAAGCTGATTTTTGAATTAAATGTTCTTCCAAGGAAGTTAATTCTCCTTTTTTCTTCTCCAGCTCTATCTTATTTGTAAAAATAAAATTTTCATCCTTTAAAGGAGTTTTCTCCAATAACTTTCCATCTTCAATAAATTTACGTAATACTACTTCTAGCTTTTCTTTTTTATCTAATTCTTCCTTTAGTTTTATTTTATTATTTTCTATAATCTTAGATAAGTCCAAAAGAAGTTTATCATTTTCCTTTTTCTCTAATGATACTTTTTCCATATCCTTTTCCAGCCTATAGGCTTCTTCTAGCCCTTCTCTAATATGGGGCCCTATGTATATTTCCTCTAAATATTTCTCTATTTCCTTTGCTTTTAACTGAAGTTCCAACCTTCTGGCTCTTAGTTTTTCTAATATTTTGGATTTATCTTCATTATGTTTAGTGTTACTTATATAGATTTCTTCAAGGACTTTAATTTCTTTTATTAGTATCTGATTTTGTTCCGCCATCTCCTGGGCCTGTTTACAGTTTTCTATTTTAGCTATTAAATTTGGAAACTGTTCTTCTTTATATGCTAAGGCTTTTTGATGATTTTCTTCTACCTCTTTTAGTTTTTCATTAACCCTTGGTAAGTCTTTTTCTAGTTTTTCTAAAGCTAGATTATTAATACTTATTTTTTCGTCTATAGATCTTAAATTTGTAATGTAAGGCTTTAGTAGGTTAGCCTTTTCACCCATTACAAACCTTCTGCGACTTTCCTCTATTTCTAGCTTCTTTTCTTCTAATATCTTTTTAGTAGCTTCATATATCTTTAGTTCTTCTTGCAAACTCCAAATTCTTTTACTATCTTCATATTCCTTATCTAGCCTTTGTATTTCAGTCTTAAGCTCCTTCTCTTCCTCTAATAACAAAGCGAGTTTGTCTGATACTTCTTTATAATAATCCTCAGTAATACCTTCGTAGCCCTTAAGCTGACCTTCTAAATCTATTCGCTTTACATCATATTTTTTTCTTTCAGCATTAATTTTGTCCATTATCTCTTTACCATACTGCTCTAGCCCGAAAATGCGCTCCAGCATATTTCGTCTTTCCCTGCCAGTTAGCTTTAAAAACTCACTAAACTTTCCTTGTGGAAGAACTACAGATCGGGTAAAGTCATCAGAATTAAGACCTATAACCCTTATTACTTCATTGTTAACACTGGTAACCCCTTCAGCAAGTATGTTTATTTCCTCTCCGTCTATTTCCATTATTCTGGCTAGGGAGGTCTCTATACCGCCACCTTTTTTCCGTCTAATTCCTCTTTCTAAGCGATAGATTTTTCGAGCTTTCCCATCTAAAATTTGAAACTCAAAGCTTACCTCTCCTCTGTCAGCTTCTGTATTAATAAACTCTTTAGAGTCTCTTGCAATATTTCCATATAGGGCTAAGGTTATAGCATCTAATATGGAGGACTTACCACTGCCGGTAGGGCCGAAGATTCCAAATAACCCCTTTTCTACTAACCTATCAAACTCAATTATCTGCTCATTATTAAAGCTATTTATTCCCTTTATTTTTAATAGACTAGGCCTCATCTTCTTTCATCTCTCCCTGTACAATTGTACTAAATAGGTCCATTAGCTCCTCTGTAGGATTAACACCATTTCTATATATGTAGTAGTCCTTAAATAAATCTTCAATCCTCATGGATGCAATATCCGCTATATCCTCTTCTTCCTTCTCCATTTCTTTAAATACGGGTTTAATCTCTACTATGTGAGGACGTAGTTTCTTCATTTCCTTAATTTCTGACTGGGTCATTACCCTATCCGTTTCAATCTCTAAATAAACCCAAATATCCCTTTCACCATCATCTTGACATCTTTTTACGGCATCTTCTATACTTTTACATTTCCACACTTCTATAGGCTTGTAGTTTTTCAAATAAACCTCTTCTACTTTTACCTCTTTTCCCACATTAACATCCACCATATATACACATTTACTATAATGGATTTCCTTTTTACTATATTCAATGGGAGAACCCGAATAATAGGCCTTTAATTTTCCACTGCCTACAACTTTTTGTGGCTTATGTAAATGCCCTAGAGCCACGTAATGGGCATTTTGTGGAAGATGATTGGCATCAACTGTTAAGGAGCCTCCTAGTTGGATTGGTCTTTCGGAGCCAACCTCCTCTCCACCCATAACAAAGAGATGAGAAACAGCTAAATTAATAGTATCCTCCCTATATTTTTCTGATAGATTACTGAAAATCTCCCCAATACGTTCTGAATAGGATCTTCTTCTAGCTTCTTCTTCTATTTCCTCTGAAAGTAGCTCGTTAAGTCTTTGTTCACTAGGGTAGGGAAGGGTAAGTACAACTACCCTTTCCCCTTTAACTTCCATCTCTAAAAATCCTTCCCCAGCATCTACAATTTGAAATGAACCATATTTTCCTATTTCAATAGTGCTTTTTGGCTTCCCAAGTAATACAACTCCATGATCATAAGCTAGAGGGCTGGCAGCCACTAGTCTATCTGGGTTATCGTGGTTTCCTGCAACTATAATTACTGGCCTTTCTCCGTTTCTGGAAAGCCTTTTTACACTGTTATAAAAAAGCCTTTCTGCTTGTGCAGGGGGATTGCTGGTATCATAAATATCTCCAGCAATTAAAATAAGATCTATCTCTCTTTCCTCAACTATATTAACTAATTCATCTAAAAATCTTTCCTGTTCTGCAAGCCGACTATTACCCTCTAGGTTTTTACCTAAATGCCAGTCGGAGGTGTGTAGTATCCTCATATTCTCACCCCTTGATCCACATCAAATAAATATAAATAGGTTTCCTTTACCTTTCTTTCTGTAACTCTCTCCAAGGCTTCCCTATAAAGAGATAGCTGTACTTCATATTTTGCCGCTACACTATGGATATCTCCATTAATTACAATATCATTTTTATAATCCACTAGAACTAGACCATCCTCTTCTTCAAAATAGCAGTCAATAATCCCTTGAACAAGAAGCTTTTCCTCTAGTTCTTCCGAGGATCCATTAATTACATCAACAGCAGATTTTTCAATAATAAAAGGAGATTCCCTATATACTTTCTTTGCCATAAGCATTCTTTTGCCTATCTCACTGTTAAAGTAGTTAAGTATTTTCTCCACATTTACTACCTTAGCTTCCTCTTCTGTAATAAGCTCTCTAGCCACCATAAAATTCACCTGTTGATGAATATTATCTTCACTATCAACATTATTCAAATCTAAATGCTGAAGAACAAAGTGGATAATAGTACCTCTTTCCGCCGCTGTAAAGGCCTTTTTACCTTCCATAAACTTAGGGGACTTAACCAAAATCGGTATTTGATGGACAATGGAATCCATCTCATGAAAATTAGCTCTTTTAATATCCGATACGGATAGCTTAGATGGTATAAATATTGCCTGAGGATATTCATACTGCCAGTTTAATCTACTGTCAATTTCATCTTTATATCCAGTATAGCTATTTGGAGAAAAGTCTTCCCTATTAAAATTAATAAGCTTTTCCTTATATTCCTCTTCCTTTAATAGTTTTTCTTGCTCTTCCAGTATTATGGCTTGTCTTCCTAAAATATTTACTGTCCATTTAGAATCCTCATCTTTATATTTAAAATCATCAAAGTCGAAATCTCCAAGCTGTCTTAAAACCTCACCATCAGGATGTTTTATAAGGGCAGCACCTATCCAATCTAAATAATTCCTTGCATTCATTAAGGAATAGGTGTTATCTACCTTATTCCAATTTTTAACTAATTTATCTATGTTTCGTAAAGAACCTACTACAATAAGCTTATCCTTTGGTCTGGTAAATGCAACGTATAAAATCCTCATTTCCTCCGATAAGCTTTCTATCTTGATCTGATCCTTCATAGCAAGCTTTGCAATTGTATCTCTATAGGTTCTTAACTCAGGGTCTACAAACTTTGGCCCTAGGCCTAGGTCCTTATGAAGTAAAACATCTGCGCTGGTATCCCTAAGGTTAAAGTTCTTCCCCATCCCCGCAGCAATTACTACAGGAAACTCTAAGCCCTTACTTTTATGGATACTCATTATTCTAACCACATTATCATTTTCACTAAGTATTTTTGCCGCACCCATATCGCCCTTACTGCTTTGGAGCTTTTCAATAAACTTTATAAAGTTAAACAAACCCTTAATAGAGGTCTTTTCAAACTGACTAGCACGATCAAATAAAATTCTAAGGTTAGCTTGACGTTGAAGTCCACCAGGCATAGCTCCTACATAATAGTAGTAGCCAGTGTCCATAAAAAGCTTCCAAATAAATTGGTCTATTTTTATATATCTAGCCTCATTGCTCCATTTATTTAGCTTTTCAATAAAGGAAGTAAGTTTACTCTTCAAGTTATCATCATTTTCTTCAATATACTTCTCTATTGCATCGTAATAGGTACCACTTTTGTCGTTTATTCTAATGTTAATTAGTTCCTCTGTAGTAAAGTCACCAACAGGAGAACGCATAACACTTAGTAGTGGAATATCTTGCCTTTTATTATCGATTACCCTTAATAAATTAAGAAACATATTTACTTCTATAGCTTCAAAATATCCTGTGTTGGCATCGGCATAGGCAGGTATTCCTTCCCTAACAAATACCTCTAAAAAGCTTTGGGCCCAGTTTTGTGTTGTTCTTAAAAGCACTACAATATCTTTGTATTCTAGTTTTCTATATGCTCCAATTCGTCCGTCATAAATTTCTTCACTTAGTAACTCCTTAATTCTTTTAGCTACAATACGAGCCTCTACCTCGATGTCTGCCAACTCCTGCAATTCCTCTTCTATATCCTCATCTATTTCCACATTTTTTTCTATCAAATTAACTTCTATAGAGGGATCTTCTATAGGCTCAAAACTAACTCCTTGATATAGGGCAGCTCTATCATCATAGTCTATTTCTCCTAGTTCCTTAGACATAATATGCCTAAATATATAGTTAACACCTCTTAAAACCTCACCCCTACTTCTAAAGTTTTTAGCAAGGTCTATTCTTCTATTAATATCTCCTTCTTTTTCTCCAAAGGTCTCGTACTTTTCAATAAATAGGGTAGGATCCGCTAGACGGAAGCGGTAAATACTTTGCTTAACGTCTCCTACCATAAAAAGATTGTTATCTCGCTTAATTGATTGGATAAGAGTTTCCTGCACAATGTTACTATCCTGATATTCGTCTACAAAAATATATTCAAATCTTTCCTTATACTCTTTAGCCACCAGATCATTAGCTAAAATTTTAAGGGCATAATGCTCTAAGTCGTTAAAATCAACAATACCTCTGTCCGCCTTCTTTTCAGCATATATATTTGTAAACCTTGTAATAAGTTTATATAAATAATCCATTAAAGGGGATAGTCTATTTAAATCATCCACATATTCCTCTGGACTAACAGTAAAGATATTGTCTTTTATATCCTTAATAATATCCTTAGCCTTATCCCTTAGCCCCTTAGCCTCTTCCCTTAAAACTTGATCACTTTCCTTTGAGGTCTTTAATCTATCGTGCTTTACGCTGTTTAACCTATCATAAAATGAGATAATAGGCATATGTAAATTACCATAAAGCTCCCTTATTTGGCCTAAGTCCGAAAGTATGGCTTCTTCGTAGACCTCTGGTCCAGTAGGTTGTTGGGCAATAGTAAGTGCATCGTTTAAAAGATCTATAGCACCCTTTAACTGAATTTCAATTCTACCTTTAATAGTTTTAATCCAAGAACTATCATTAAAGCCTTCAATAGATAGGGAAAATTCCTCTACCTTTTCCTTTAGCCATGCTTCTGGATAGGGCTGACTTTGAATAAAACCATATACTTTTAACACTAAATCCTGTAGTGGTCTATCTTCCCTTGTTCCTCCAAAGGCTTCAACTAATTGAAAAAATACATCATTTGCCCCTTCATACTCATCTTCAAACAACTCTTCTAAGGCTTCTAATCTCATAATGCTGGTTTCTGTAACATCTCCAATTCTAAAGCCAGGGTCCACATCAATAATATGAAAGTGCTTTCTTACCACATCTATACAAAAGGAGTGGATAGTGGTTATAGATGCTCTGTTAAGAAGGTTAATTTGTCTTCTTAAATGTTCTTCTTGATTGGTTTTCTTCTCCATTTCCTCCATTATAGCCCCTGCTATTCTTTCCCTCATTTCCCCAGCAGCAGCATTGGTAAAGGTCACTATCAAAAGCTTATCTATATCAATTTTATCCTTTAAAATAATTTGAATAATCCGCTCAACAAGTACAGCAGTTTTACCAGAACCAGCCGCAGCAGCTACTAAAAGATTACTTCCCCTAGCATCTATGGCAGATTGTTGCTCTCTAGTCCAGTTTCTCATCAGCCTTTCCCTCCTTTTTTATCTTTTCAAGGACTTCATCGGGCTTTAATTCCTTAACATTTTTATATTGATTTTCATGGAAGCTATTATCAAATTGACATATGGAAATATAGGTACAATATTTACAAGAAGTATCTTCACCTTTTTTAAAAGGTTCTATTTTAACATTTCCCTTTAGCATTTCCTCTCCAATTTCCTTAATAAGTCCCCTTACATGCTTAAGTAGGGCTTTAAAATCCTCTTCTGGAAGGGCAGAGGATGTCTTAGATATTTCTCCATCCTTTGTTAATCCTGCTGGAATAACATCAGAGGATCTACCTATCTCTTCATCTATCTTTTTAATAATATTTACATCCTTTAGTACTAATCCTCTCATCTTTAGCTTTTTATTTATTTCCTTTTCTACTTCCTCAACTGCCTTTTCTGTAGTTTTAATCATTGGATCATCTATTTTAAAGTAAAATATACCTCCAGGGTGAACCTCTACCTTATGTTTTTGAGATTGACTAGACAATATTGCATCTAAATAAACCATTAACTGAATTTGAAAGCCATAATAAACATCAGAAAGACTAAAATCCTTACTTCCAGATTTATAATCAATTATTTTAACATAATTTCCTTCTTCATCATTTAATATATCAACTCTATCTATTCTACCTTCTAAATAAATTTTCTCTCCAGTTTCAAGTTCAATCACAATAGGAGGTATA
Proteins encoded in this region:
- a CDS encoding polysaccharide deacetylase family protein, which gives rise to MKFKILLVVICLLLINPLSVLTSKSIVKDKEQEVVIPILMYHHFVEETVVETGVSEIISAELFENQLNYLKQKGFNTISISQLRDYLFHDEKLPDNPLVITIDDGYESNYTIAYPILKKNNIPANINIVVSSRGKKPGNYQHFSWEQAKEMLDSGLVEIGSHTYNLHNEDIKLKETDDTDEYYKRVYDDFQLSKNLMVQNLEKEPFIFCFPYGSYNAFSQSAALSLGFDIQLSVDYGVVTKNSDPLALERINVRGDQSPEDVYNNIMNAINAVKM
- a CDS encoding AAA family ATPase; this translates as MRPSLLKIKGINSFNNEQIIEFDRLVEKGLFGIFGPTGSGKSSILDAITLALYGNIARDSKEFINTEADRGEVSFEFQILDGKARKIYRLERGIRRKKGGGIETSLARIMEIDGEEINILAEGVTSVNNEVIRVIGLNSDDFTRSVVLPQGKFSEFLKLTGRERRNMLERIFGLEQYGKEIMDKINAERKKYDVKRIDLEGQLKGYEGITEDYYKEVSDKLALLLEEEKELKTEIQRLDKEYEDSKRIWSLQEELKIYEATKKILEEKKLEIEESRRRFVMGEKANLLKPYITNLRSIDEKISINNLALEKLEKDLPRVNEKLKEVEENHQKALAYKEEQFPNLIAKIENCKQAQEMAEQNQILIKEIKVLEEIYISNTKHNEDKSKILEKLRARRLELQLKAKEIEKYLEEIYIGPHIREGLEEAYRLEKDMEKVSLEKKENDKLLLDLSKIIENNKIKLKEELDKKEKLEVVLRKFIEDGKLLEKTPLKDENFIFTNKIELEKKKGELTSLEEHLIQKSALVKDIEDLLMVKSSLEKKQGQYISQINEAERNLEVLKTEVKNLEMQSFAAQLAKHLHKDQSCPVCGSKEHPHPAQDKEAEFLIDKTDELNGIETMLIALKEEKTKLDISIAQIVKEEDIKKTNLEDIEKLVKDQSIEDIRKEVVELEEELEKLAKKREEYISSKTKVEEEIEKNKENINTTNTLIAGLNIELQKDGGSYNTLGNKIDKLSQSIKDMSLLYEKLKDELKIENIAVEYNQMKSWDRERSEKEKELKKLREIVEVENRQRESLEEKLHSLNLEIVKNKQQLEENKKQLALSIERIKKLAENKNPKEYKVALENKIKEVEEAEKALKERVERGKALQQKMVEEKAIAENNRVNLANDYGLKKLELEENTKEQGFGSIEEIKEYLFEEEQLKKLEKRIMAYDDEVKNIDHNLGRINKALDGRLLTEEAWIQIQELLANKKQTQEEKSKEIGEVQQVVKDVKEKLETIKELKKEEKKITHKLDLLLELSKMLEGNRFVEYVAINQLKYIAKEASKWLKEITRSRYALELDSSGNFIMRDDFNGGIRRATNTLSGGETFLTSLSLALALSSHIQLKGSAPLEFFFLDEGFGTLDSDLLEVVMNALERLHSEKLSVGIISHVEELKSRVPIKLIVSPPEFGGEGTAVRIVL
- a CDS encoding exonuclease SbcCD subunit D, encoding MRILHTSDWHLGKNLEGNSRLAEQERFLDELVNIVEEREIDLILIAGDIYDTSNPPAQAERLFYNSVKRLSRNGERPVIIVAGNHDNPDRLVAASPLAYDHGVVLLGKPKSTIEIGKYGSFQIVDAGEGFLEMEVKGERVVVLTLPYPSEQRLNELLSEEIEEEARRRSYSERIGEIFSNLSEKYREDTINLAVSHLFVMGGEEVGSERPIQLGGSLTVDANHLPQNAHYVALGHLHKPQKVVGSGKLKAYYSGSPIEYSKKEIHYSKCVYMVDVNVGKEVKVEEVYLKNYKPIEVWKCKSIEDAVKRCQDDGERDIWVYLEIETDRVMTQSEIKEMKKLRPHIVEIKPVFKEMEKEEEDIADIASMRIEDLFKDYYIYRNGVNPTEELMDLFSTIVQGEMKEDEA
- the addA gene encoding helicase-exonuclease AddAB subunit AddA — protein: MRNWTREQQSAIDARGSNLLVAAAAGSGKTAVLVERIIQIILKDKIDIDKLLIVTFTNAAAGEMRERIAGAIMEEMEKKTNQEEHLRRQINLLNRASITTIHSFCIDVVRKHFHIIDVDPGFRIGDVTETSIMRLEALEELFEDEYEGANDVFFQLVEAFGGTREDRPLQDLVLKVYGFIQSQPYPEAWLKEKVEEFSLSIEGFNDSSWIKTIKGRIEIQLKGAIDLLNDALTIAQQPTGPEVYEEAILSDLGQIRELYGNLHMPIISFYDRLNSVKHDRLKTSKESDQVLREEAKGLRDKAKDIIKDIKDNIFTVSPEEYVDDLNRLSPLMDYLYKLITRFTNIYAEKKADRGIVDFNDLEHYALKILANDLVAKEYKERFEYIFVDEYQDSNIVQETLIQSIKRDNNLFMVGDVKQSIYRFRLADPTLFIEKYETFGEKEGDINRRIDLAKNFRSRGEVLRGVNYIFRHIMSKELGEIDYDDRAALYQGVSFEPIEDPSIEVNLIEKNVEIDEDIEEELQELADIEVEARIVAKRIKELLSEEIYDGRIGAYRKLEYKDIVVLLRTTQNWAQSFLEVFVREGIPAYADANTGYFEAIEVNMFLNLLRVIDNKRQDIPLLSVMRSPVGDFTTEELINIRINDKSGTYYDAIEKYIEENDDNLKSKLTSFIEKLNKWSNEARYIKIDQFIWKLFMDTGYYYYVGAMPGGLQRQANLRILFDRASQFEKTSIKGLFNFIKFIEKLQSSKGDMGAAKILSENDNVVRIMSIHKSKGLEFPVVIAAGMGKNFNLRDTSADVLLHKDLGLGPKFVDPELRTYRDTIAKLAMKDQIKIESLSEEMRILYVAFTRPKDKLIVVGSLRNIDKLVKNWNKVDNTYSLMNARNYLDWIGAALIKHPDGEVLRQLGDFDFDDFKYKDEDSKWTVNILGRQAIILEEQEKLLKEEEYKEKLINFNREDFSPNSYTGYKDEIDSRLNWQYEYPQAIFIPSKLSVSDIKRANFHEMDSIVHQIPILVKSPKFMEGKKAFTAAERGTIIHFVLQHLDLNNVDSEDNIHQQVNFMVARELITEEEAKVVNVEKILNYFNSEIGKRMLMAKKVYRESPFIIEKSAVDVINGSSEELEEKLLVQGIIDCYFEEEDGLVLVDYKNDIVINGDIHSVAAKYEVQLSLYREALERVTERKVKETYLYLFDVDQGVRI